One window of the Pyrinomonadaceae bacterium genome contains the following:
- the thiC gene encoding phosphomethylpyrimidine synthase ThiC, with amino-acid sequence MSAAIKPTKIDSTLPNSRRIYIDGEQPGVRVPFREIDQNPTRNFKNELEENPPVRVYDTSGPYGDPSQKTDVREGLPQLRREWIVSRGDVEEYAGRSIQPIDDGYLTFDAAQNARQKDKGRLEDFPALRRTPLRAKKGSCVTQMHYARRGIITPEMEFIAIRENLGQVRARLARNGGSPEASVPRDSLNHQHRGVSFGASIPEYVTPEFVRDEVARGRAIIPANINHPESEPMIIGRNFLVKINANIGNSAVLSSIDDEVEKMRWSIKCGSDTVMDLSTGKNIHATREWILRNSPVPIGTVPIYQALEKVGGKAEELTWEIFRDTLIEQAEQGVDYFTIHAGVRLPFIPMTARRTTGIVSRGGSIMAKWCLAHHEESFLYTRFREICEIMAAYDVSFSLGDGLRPGSIADANDEAQFAELETQGELTKIAWEYDCQVMNEGPGHVPMHLIKENMEKQLEWCQEAPFYTLGPLTTDIAPGYDHITSAIGAAMIGWYGTAMLCYVTPKEHLGLPNKKDVKDGVIAYKIAAHAADLAKGHPGAQYRDNALSKARFEFRWEDQFNLSLDPEVAREYHDETLPQEGAKLAHFCSMCGPHFCSMKITQDVREYAAQKEIDEQAALDVGMKEKAEEFLTSGGEIYQ; translated from the coding sequence ATGAGCGCCGCAATCAAACCAACCAAAATCGACAGCACACTTCCAAACTCACGTCGCATCTACATCGACGGCGAACAACCGGGCGTGCGTGTGCCCTTTCGCGAGATCGATCAAAACCCCACCCGTAATTTCAAGAATGAGTTGGAAGAGAATCCGCCGGTGCGTGTCTACGACACGAGCGGCCCGTACGGCGATCCATCTCAGAAAACGGACGTGCGCGAAGGACTGCCGCAGTTGCGACGCGAATGGATCGTTTCGCGTGGCGACGTGGAAGAGTATGCAGGCCGCTCAATCCAACCGATCGACGATGGCTATCTGACGTTCGACGCGGCGCAGAACGCGCGGCAAAAAGATAAGGGCCGGCTGGAAGACTTTCCGGCGCTACGCCGCACGCCTCTGCGCGCAAAAAAAGGCTCATGCGTGACGCAAATGCATTACGCGCGCCGCGGCATCATCACGCCCGAGATGGAATTCATTGCTATCCGCGAAAACCTCGGGCAGGTACGCGCGCGTCTCGCGCGCAACGGCGGCTCGCCGGAGGCGAGCGTACCCAGGGATTCACTCAACCATCAACACCGCGGCGTCTCCTTCGGCGCCTCAATCCCCGAATACGTCACGCCCGAATTCGTCCGCGATGAAGTCGCGCGCGGACGCGCCATCATTCCCGCCAACATCAATCATCCGGAATCCGAACCGATGATCATCGGCCGCAACTTCCTGGTGAAGATAAACGCGAACATCGGCAACTCCGCGGTGCTCTCTTCCATCGATGACGAAGTCGAGAAGATGCGCTGGTCAATCAAGTGCGGCTCAGACACCGTGATGGATCTTTCCACCGGCAAGAACATTCACGCGACGCGCGAGTGGATTCTGCGCAACTCGCCGGTGCCCATCGGCACCGTGCCGATTTATCAGGCGTTGGAGAAAGTCGGCGGTAAAGCGGAAGAGCTAACGTGGGAAATCTTCCGCGACACTTTGATTGAACAAGCCGAGCAGGGCGTGGATTACTTCACCATTCATGCCGGCGTGCGTCTGCCTTTTATTCCGATGACTGCTCGTCGGACGACCGGGATCGTAAGTAGAGGTGGCTCGATCATGGCCAAGTGGTGTCTCGCGCATCATGAAGAGAGTTTTCTTTACACGCGCTTCCGCGAGATCTGCGAAATCATGGCGGCCTACGACGTTTCGTTCTCGCTCGGCGACGGTTTGCGTCCCGGCTCGATTGCTGACGCGAATGACGAAGCGCAGTTTGCGGAACTTGAGACCCAGGGCGAGCTGACAAAGATCGCCTGGGAATACGACTGCCAGGTAATGAACGAAGGTCCCGGCCACGTTCCCATGCACCTCATCAAAGAGAACATGGAGAAACAGCTCGAGTGGTGTCAGGAAGCGCCGTTCTACACGCTCGGCCCGCTCACCACCGACATCGCGCCCGGCTATGATCACATTACGTCGGCCATCGGCGCCGCGATGATCGGCTGGTACGGCACCGCGATGCTCTGTTACGTCACGCCGAAGGAGCACCTAGGCCTGCCGAACAAGAAAGACGTGAAGGACGGCGTTATCGCCTACAAGATCGCGGCGCATGCCGCCGACTTAGCGAAAGGCCATCCCGGCGCCCAATATAGGGATAACGCGCTATCCAAGGCTCGCTTTGAATTCCGCTGGGAGGATCAATTCAATTTGTCGCTCGATCCAGAAGTCGCGCGCGAATATCACGACGAAACCCTGCCGCAGGAAGGCGCGAAGTTGGCGCATTTCTGTTCCATGTGCGGCCCTCATTTCTGCTCAATGAAGATCACGCAGGACGTGAGGGAGTACGCAGCGCAGAAAGAGATTGATGAACAAGCGGCGTTGGATGTGGGGATGAAAGAGAAGGCGGAGGAATTTTTGACGAGTGGTGGGGAGATTTATCAGTAA
- a CDS encoding DUF4440 domain-containing protein — MLILKFILLVALVIAAAPIVTLCQTVGNQTEAQKTAADEVLKTEREQRDAFLQRDVAKSERLIADEFIFTSGRDIGNKKTLIGYLKSTAVDPTLTLTAEDTRVTINEDSAVVIGRRVERRRREDNNREGVAYARYMRTYIKRQGRWQLLAEYLEAIPAERTAVKIDPKVYDDYLGHYESAIFDFDVVKEGERLMAVPTERTETRTSQGRPPAELFPESEAEFFLKGRDAQVIFMRNRKGQVTHAIMRINGADLRATRTK; from the coding sequence ATGCTGATTCTGAAATTCATCTTGTTGGTCGCTCTGGTAATAGCTGCCGCACCAATCGTCACTCTCTGCCAGACGGTCGGTAATCAGACGGAAGCGCAGAAGACGGCGGCGGATGAGGTTCTCAAAACTGAGCGAGAGCAACGTGACGCGTTCCTGCAAAGGGACGTCGCGAAAAGCGAACGGCTCATCGCCGACGAGTTCATTTTCACGTCGGGCCGGGACATCGGGAACAAGAAGACTCTGATTGGCTATCTCAAATCGACTGCCGTTGATCCAACGCTTACGCTGACGGCCGAAGACACGCGCGTCACCATCAATGAGGACAGCGCGGTGGTGATTGGCCGTCGCGTTGAACGGCGGAGACGCGAAGACAACAACCGCGAAGGTGTTGCTTACGCCCGTTACATGCGGACCTACATAAAGCGGCAAGGACGCTGGCAGCTGCTCGCCGAATATTTAGAGGCGATTCCGGCTGAACGCACCGCCGTGAAAATCGACCCGAAGGTTTACGACGATTACCTGGGCCATTATGAGAGTGCGATCTTCGACTTTGACGTGGTGAAAGAGGGAGAGCGTCTAATGGCGGTGCCCACGGAAAGAACTGAGACGCGCACCAGTCAGGGGCGGCCTCCGGCCGAGCTGTTCCCGGAATCCGAAGCGGAGTTCTTCCTGAAAGGCAGAGATGCCCAGGTAATTTTCATGCGCAATCGCAAGGGACAAGTAACTCACGCCATCATGCGGATTAATGGCGCCGATCTACGGGCCACGCGTACGAAGTAG
- a CDS encoding PadR family transcriptional regulator, producing the protein MATLNLSLSGTAILQALAQGYGYGFDIMDVTGLPSGTVYPALRRLETGGLVESKWEDEATAHKDQRPARKYYRLTGTGKEALADAIGRYRRLEGTLAKKPKRSTV; encoded by the coding sequence ATGGCTACACTTAATCTTTCGCTTTCGGGAACGGCGATCCTTCAGGCGCTGGCGCAGGGCTACGGATACGGATTCGACATCATGGACGTGACCGGCCTGCCCAGCGGCACCGTGTACCCGGCTTTGCGGCGACTGGAAACGGGCGGCCTCGTCGAATCCAAGTGGGAAGACGAAGCGACTGCGCACAAAGATCAGCGGCCGGCGCGAAAATATTACCGGTTGACCGGGACTGGCAAAGAAGCATTGGCCGACGCGATTGGCCGGTATCGCCGATTGGAGGGCACGCTGGCGAAAAAGCCGAAGCGCTCAACCGTATGA